From the Synergistaceae bacterium DZ-S4 genome, one window contains:
- a CDS encoding ABC transporter permease: MIRLKFEPRLDNPAWVNILIPVAAVVFGLLAGGLLFSVLGVNPFEAYLAVLNGAFGSIYGLSEIVTKAIPITLTALAGLICYKMLIWNIGAEGQLCMGAIATVAVVRFFFVDNWALMFIIMFITAGIAGGLWGGLAGFLKARWNVNETITTLMLNYVAINISEYFIYGPWKDPMSMGFPFTANFPDAARLWVWGNTRIHAGIFIALTAAVILQVILKRSKWGYEIRVIGENPRAARYGGMDIAGNILLVTFIGGAIAGLAGMGEIAGLHGRMSRGFTMGYGYTGIIVAWLARLSPIYVPLVSFLMGVLLVGGDTLQVVMGLPMASLQILQGLILFSVLAAETLSRFRIKIVRVSAGTAEEAK; this comes from the coding sequence ATGATCCGTTTAAAATTTGAACCGCGCCTTGACAACCCTGCATGGGTAAACATACTGATACCGGTAGCAGCGGTCGTCTTCGGCCTATTGGCCGGCGGGCTGCTTTTTTCGGTACTTGGAGTAAATCCTTTCGAGGCATATTTGGCAGTGCTCAACGGGGCTTTCGGCAGCATATACGGACTTAGCGAAATAGTGACAAAAGCCATCCCCATCACACTTACCGCCCTTGCCGGACTCATCTGTTACAAGATGCTGATCTGGAACATTGGGGCAGAGGGACAGCTCTGTATGGGAGCTATCGCCACAGTGGCCGTGGTGAGGTTTTTCTTTGTTGACAACTGGGCATTGATGTTCATTATCATGTTCATCACAGCGGGCATAGCCGGAGGGCTCTGGGGAGGGCTTGCCGGCTTCCTTAAGGCAAGATGGAACGTCAATGAGACTATAACTACGCTCATGCTTAACTATGTCGCGATAAACATCTCTGAATACTTCATCTACGGGCCATGGAAAGATCCTATGAGCATGGGATTTCCATTTACTGCAAATTTCCCGGATGCTGCGAGGCTTTGGGTCTGGGGAAACACAAGGATCCACGCCGGCATTTTCATAGCGCTGACAGCAGCCGTGATCCTTCAGGTGATACTCAAAAGGAGCAAATGGGGATATGAAATAAGGGTAATAGGCGAAAATCCCCGGGCCGCACGTTACGGAGGCATGGATATAGCCGGGAACATCCTGCTTGTTACCTTCATCGGAGGCGCGATAGCCGGTCTGGCCGGCATGGGGGAGATAGCCGGACTGCACGGGAGGATGAGCAGGGGCTTTACGATGGGGTACGGCTACACAGGCATTATTGTTGCATGGCTTGCAAGGCTTTCCCCGATCTATGTGCCATTGGTATCCTTCCTCATGGGCGTCCTGCTGGTCGGAGGGGATACTCTCCAGGTCGTTATGGGTCTGCCGATGGCAAGCCTCCAGATACTGCAGGGGCTGATCCTCTTTTCAGTGCTTGCCGCAGAGACGCTTTCAAGATTCAGGATAAAGATCGTAAGAGTTTCAGCAGGTACTGCGGAGGAGGCAAAATAG
- the cls gene encoding cardiolipin synthase, which yields MILAAFVAGLMPTIIDFIDSTVIYSVKEGLSLHPRFTAEIASFFHAAKNYTWHILIVYAFIIGIVIFMEGQNPDRTILWLLTLVLIPVIGVIVYMILGPDLKNIRNRKLFKPSKDMPVDMTPFTQDKRFLIGKAIHTASGADLTLKNKVDILINGEETFGSIKSELRKAKKFIHMQYYIIKDDGIGSEIRDILTEAASRGVMVRVLYDAVGSWKLKREYTEALKSAGVECHSFMPVSFPMFRRKMNFRNHRKIIVIDGAVAFTGGLNIGDEYLGKGRLGHWRDTHVRLEGESVAELHKIFLYDWCMRSGEDPDKICEDVSCDECGNMHEQDLSRLPVLPLQVVASGIDSAWHSISMGYFSMISRARERAWITTPYLVPGPILMNAMMTASLAGVDVRVMMPAIKDHFLVFWGSRGNIEPLLRAGVRVFRYRKGFIHTKTLLADDDISSVGTCNMDVRSLEINFENQLFIYDKGLNGEFAQHFLADIEDSEELHLSEWEKRPIWQKILESFGRLYSAQI from the coding sequence ATGATATTGGCAGCCTTTGTCGCAGGACTCATGCCGACAATAATTGATTTTATCGACAGTACAGTGATCTATTCGGTGAAGGAAGGACTCTCCCTTCACCCCAGGTTTACAGCTGAAATCGCATCCTTCTTCCATGCAGCTAAAAATTATACCTGGCATATCCTCATAGTCTATGCGTTCATAATCGGCATTGTCATTTTCATGGAGGGGCAGAACCCGGACAGGACTATACTTTGGCTCCTGACCCTGGTGCTGATACCGGTCATTGGGGTTATCGTATATATGATCCTGGGTCCTGACCTGAAAAACATAAGGAACAGAAAACTCTTCAAACCGTCGAAGGATATGCCCGTTGACATGACTCCCTTTACTCAGGACAAAAGGTTCCTGATCGGAAAAGCAATACATACTGCCAGCGGAGCAGACCTGACCCTAAAAAACAAAGTGGACATCCTTATCAATGGCGAGGAAACCTTTGGTTCGATCAAAAGCGAGCTCAGGAAGGCAAAAAAATTCATTCACATGCAGTATTACATCATTAAGGATGACGGCATCGGCAGTGAGATAAGGGACATCCTTACGGAAGCTGCTTCAAGGGGAGTGATGGTACGGGTCCTCTATGATGCAGTCGGGAGTTGGAAGCTTAAGCGCGAATATACTGAGGCTCTTAAAAGTGCCGGTGTTGAGTGTCATTCATTCATGCCGGTCTCTTTCCCTATGTTCAGGAGAAAGATGAATTTCCGCAATCACAGGAAAATAATAGTCATCGACGGAGCTGTAGCCTTCACAGGAGGACTGAACATAGGCGACGAATATCTCGGGAAGGGCCGTCTGGGGCACTGGCGGGATACCCATGTGCGTCTTGAAGGGGAGTCTGTGGCCGAGCTTCACAAAATATTCCTTTACGACTGGTGCATGAGATCGGGAGAGGATCCCGACAAGATTTGCGAGGACGTATCGTGCGATGAGTGCGGGAACATGCACGAACAGGATCTCTCCCGCCTTCCCGTCTTACCCCTGCAGGTAGTCGCAAGCGGCATAGACAGCGCCTGGCATTCCATATCGATGGGTTATTTCAGCATGATATCAAGGGCTAGGGAAAGGGCCTGGATAACGACCCCATATCTTGTCCCCGGTCCGATCCTGATGAACGCGATGATGACGGCATCCCTTGCAGGAGTGGACGTAAGGGTGATGATGCCGGCAATAAAAGACCACTTCCTTGTCTTTTGGGGAAGCCGCGGCAACATTGAGCCGCTGCTGAGGGCCGGAGTAAGGGTATTCCGCTACAGAAAAGGATTCATCCACACAAAGACCCTCCTTGCTGATGACGACATATCCTCGGTGGGCACATGCAACATGGATGTAAGAAGCCTCGAGATCAACTTCGAAAACCAGCTCTTCATATATGACAAGGGGCTCAACGGGGAATTTGCACAACACTTCCTTGCCGATATCGAGGATTCTGAGGAACTGCATCTGAGCGAGTGGGAAAAAAGACCGATATGGCAGAAGATACTTGAGTCCTTCGGAAGATTGTATTCGGCGCAGATATAA
- a CDS encoding metallophosphoesterase, with protein sequence MNDRAYEKRFSEHPILWVISGAAVIFMHIFIYARIAAAAGGKMISLAWLIWSILMMLVLYVSRRTERISSDEGRKWTDRVGGVWMFFVLITFLSFLLIDLIQYFTSFKLSGASELSAAFVMGLAVTGMGIKQANTVQKTMIRVPTSKLPEGCKRLRIVQLTDLHLGPFVGLPLLAQILRKVREADPDIVVVTGDLADGKLAGRRREISMLKRIKPRFGMYAVPGNHDYYDDIDEAVFFMESAGMKVLRTEAAETGGIIIAGADDRDHLVKGQWNLSRSETLVLSYEREQRDKFLLLLRHRPIVEKGTEGHFDLQLSGHTHGGQLFPLISSRHRIAGYTRGLKKLKCGGCLYVSNGAGFVGPPVRLFAPPEIAVIDLVRSDEG encoded by the coding sequence ATGAACGACAGGGCATACGAGAAAAGATTTTCGGAACATCCGATACTTTGGGTGATATCCGGCGCGGCAGTGATCTTCATGCACATCTTCATTTACGCGAGGATCGCTGCGGCTGCGGGCGGAAAAATGATCAGTCTGGCGTGGCTGATATGGAGCATCCTGATGATGCTCGTCCTCTACGTTTCGAGAAGGACTGAGAGGATCAGTTCAGACGAAGGAAGAAAATGGACCGACAGGGTCGGCGGAGTCTGGATGTTCTTCGTTCTCATAACATTTCTCTCGTTTTTGCTTATCGACCTGATACAATACTTCACCTCATTCAAATTATCGGGGGCGTCTGAACTCTCCGCAGCTTTCGTCATGGGACTGGCTGTGACGGGAATGGGCATAAAGCAGGCCAACACAGTACAGAAAACTATGATCAGAGTGCCGACCTCCAAACTTCCCGAGGGCTGTAAAAGGCTCAGGATAGTACAGCTGACTGACCTCCACCTTGGCCCCTTCGTCGGTCTGCCCCTGCTCGCCCAGATACTGCGGAAGGTAAGGGAGGCGGACCCTGACATCGTAGTAGTGACCGGAGATCTGGCCGACGGAAAACTTGCCGGCCGGAGGCGTGAGATATCGATGCTGAAACGTATAAAGCCCAGATTCGGAATGTATGCCGTTCCAGGCAACCATGACTATTATGACGATATCGACGAAGCCGTCTTCTTCATGGAATCCGCGGGAATGAAGGTCCTGAGGACCGAGGCTGCCGAAACGGGCGGGATCATAATAGCAGGCGCAGATGACAGGGATCATCTTGTAAAGGGACAGTGGAACCTCTCACGCTCTGAGACCCTTGTTCTATCTTACGAGAGGGAGCAGAGGGATAAATTCCTTCTTCTGCTGAGGCACCGCCCCATTGTGGAAAAGGGTACCGAGGGGCACTTCGACCTTCAGCTCTCAGGGCATACCCACGGAGGACAGCTTTTTCCCCTGATCTCTTCCAGGCACAGGATCGCAGGATATACCAGAGGTCTGAAAAAACTCAAATGCGGAGGGTGTCTTTACGTAAGCAACGGTGCGGGATTCGTCGGTCCTCCCGTCAGGCTGTTTGCACCGCCTGAGATAGCAGTTATAGATCTGGTGAGATCAGATGAAGGATAA
- a CDS encoding ribonuclease H-like domain-containing protein: MKDNMGRDTELFGRLDAFLPDDFEGPVIPSGSRLPNEVDVLGLPEGKWTARGVYRMERVIPYGRQYGHRALTDTSPSGELLSFWGGKKRSVYLDLETTGLSGTRGAYAFLVGLGFNGEGSFRVVQLFMAGPAWERNWLRALESELPENDYGLVTFNGRSFDLPILRIRHRLAKSAPCWEGRPHMDLLMLARHFYRGRLPSCSLSTVEQRILGVHRSGEDVPGREIPRIYTNFLASSDASPLRGVFYHNALDVISMAALQVHIGFLAEMRGTTGNDMIRCGDLWEEAGMLEISKKAWTRALDFRDSESEANSRLARFQELEEE, encoded by the coding sequence ATGAAGGATAATATGGGGCGCGATACTGAACTCTTCGGAAGGCTGGACGCCTTTCTTCCCGACGATTTCGAAGGTCCGGTGATCCCTTCCGGATCCCGACTTCCCAATGAGGTCGATGTTTTGGGACTTCCCGAAGGAAAATGGACGGCCAGGGGAGTATACAGGATGGAACGCGTGATCCCTTACGGAAGGCAGTACGGGCACAGGGCCCTTACAGATACCTCGCCATCAGGCGAACTCCTGTCCTTCTGGGGAGGAAAGAAGCGGTCGGTCTACCTTGACCTTGAAACCACGGGCCTTTCCGGGACCAGAGGTGCCTACGCCTTTCTGGTGGGGCTCGGCTTCAACGGAGAGGGATCCTTCCGGGTGGTCCAGCTCTTTATGGCGGGACCGGCATGGGAGAGGAACTGGCTCAGAGCACTTGAGTCGGAGCTCCCCGAGAATGATTACGGACTGGTGACTTTCAACGGCAGGTCCTTCGACCTACCCATCCTCAGGATCAGACACAGGCTCGCAAAGTCCGCTCCCTGCTGGGAAGGCAGACCTCACATGGACCTGCTCATGCTTGCGAGGCACTTTTACAGAGGCAGGCTTCCTTCCTGCTCACTTTCAACGGTCGAGCAGAGGATCCTCGGCGTTCACAGAAGCGGCGAAGATGTGCCCGGAAGGGAGATACCGCGGATATATACCAACTTCCTTGCAAGCTCGGATGCCTCGCCCCTTAGAGGTGTCTTTTACCATAACGCGCTTGATGTGATATCCATGGCTGCCCTTCAGGTACACATCGGCTTCCTTGCCGAGATGAGGGGGACGACCGGAAACGATATGATAAGATGCGGCGACCTCTGGGAAGAGGCGGGGATGCTCGAGATCTCAAAGAAAGCATGGACCAGGGCCCTTGATTTCAGGGACTCTGAAAGCGAGGCAAACTCAAGGCTTGCCCGGTTCCAGGAATTGGAGGAAGAGTGA
- the argH gene encoding argininosuccinate lyase: MWKGRFSQDTDEAVQKFTQSLDLDWIMALADIRGSIAHVRMLGHVGLLSYEEASIIEKNLSLIADEIKSGEFIPKVSLEDVHMNVESRLTELCGATGAKLHMGRSRNDQSNTTVRLYLRKELLNIWDGLKELISVLLKKAGEQTETVVPGYTHLQQAQPISMGQFWMAHAHAFMRDAKRLFDAYDSVDESPLGCGALAGSTLPLDREFTCRDLGFSSVSGNSMDTVAHRDHFMDVLYFAAVFGGHVSRLSEDLVIYFSSEFGWVKLPDSFCTGSSIMPQKKNPDVLEILRGKAGQLNGALMDLLTMTKGIPLTYNRDLQDDKRSLLRTLECLHGIFSVLPSLISEVEVDEEAAKRGFSDGLILATDVAEYLVLQGVPFRNAHEKVGRIVRYCLDSKRPLTSLTLEEWQNHIPEVREDLLPLLSPRRSMERRNTLGGTSPDQVRRQIENLSLKLMMFDREANDFRDRIPEGY; this comes from the coding sequence ATGTGGAAAGGCCGATTTTCTCAGGACACGGACGAAGCAGTCCAGAAATTTACGCAGTCACTCGATCTGGACTGGATCATGGCCCTTGCGGACATAAGGGGAAGCATTGCTCATGTCCGTATGCTCGGCCACGTGGGACTGCTTTCTTATGAAGAGGCATCGATCATAGAAAAAAACCTCTCCCTGATAGCAGATGAGATCAAAAGTGGGGAATTCATCCCCAAAGTATCTCTTGAAGATGTGCATATGAACGTAGAATCAAGGCTGACAGAGCTTTGTGGTGCAACAGGCGCCAAGCTTCACATGGGACGCAGCCGGAATGATCAGTCCAATACAACTGTCAGGCTCTATCTGCGCAAGGAACTTCTCAACATATGGGACGGTCTCAAAGAGCTCATATCGGTACTTCTGAAAAAAGCCGGGGAACAGACTGAAACGGTCGTCCCCGGATACACTCACCTCCAGCAGGCTCAGCCGATCTCAATGGGACAGTTCTGGATGGCGCATGCCCACGCCTTCATGAGGGATGCAAAACGACTTTTCGACGCCTATGATTCGGTGGATGAGTCCCCGCTCGGCTGCGGGGCGCTGGCGGGATCGACCCTCCCCCTTGACAGGGAGTTCACCTGCAGGGACCTTGGCTTCTCCTCGGTATCGGGAAACAGCATGGACACCGTGGCCCACCGCGATCATTTTATGGATGTACTGTACTTCGCGGCCGTCTTCGGGGGCCATGTGAGCAGGCTTTCGGAAGACCTGGTCATATATTTCTCTTCCGAGTTCGGCTGGGTGAAGCTTCCTGACTCCTTCTGCACAGGCTCCAGCATAATGCCCCAGAAAAAGAACCCGGATGTCCTTGAGATACTCAGGGGGAAGGCCGGGCAGCTCAACGGCGCGCTGATGGACCTCCTTACCATGACAAAGGGGATACCCCTTACATACAACCGTGACCTTCAGGATGACAAGCGCTCGCTGCTCAGGACGCTGGAATGTCTGCACGGAATATTTTCAGTGCTCCCGTCCCTGATCAGTGAGGTCGAAGTGGACGAGGAGGCGGCAAAGAGGGGGTTCAGCGACGGACTGATCCTTGCAACGGATGTTGCCGAATACCTTGTTCTTCAGGGAGTACCATTCAGGAACGCCCATGAAAAGGTCGGCCGGATAGTGAGATACTGTCTGGACAGCAAAAGGCCTCTGACATCTCTCACCCTGGAAGAGTGGCAGAACCACATCCCTGAAGTCAGGGAAGACCTTCTCCCGCTGCTCTCTCCAAGAAGATCGATGGAGAGGAGAAATACTTTGGGAGGGACCTCCCCGGACCAGGTCAGAAGGCAGATAGAGAATCTCTCGCTCAAGCTTATGATGTTCGACAGGGAGGCAAATGATTTCAGGGACAGGATCCCCGAGGGATACTGA
- a CDS encoding branched-chain amino acid aminotransferase, whose product MEKIRIEKTSAPKPKCDVSKIGFGTVFSDHMFVMDYEKKKGWYDPRIVPFGPFMISPAATVLHYAPEIFEGMKAYRTPEGKVQLFRPIENVKRMNISAERMCLPQIDEEMMMEALKEIVRVDQDWVPSEPETSLYIRPFMFGTDEQLGIHTPHHCIFSIITCPVGSYFKEGINPVRIAIEKDDVRAVKGGTGFAKCGGNYAASLRAGERAEAQGYSQVLWLDGVERKYIEEAGGMNVMFKIDGKVVTPALLGSVLAGITRKSLIEILKSWNIPVEERLISLDELFDAINTGRLEECWCCGTAAVISPIGELAYDNKKFIINDFKTGDLTKRLFDELTGIQWGKRPDPFGWTVPVV is encoded by the coding sequence ATGGAGAAGATAAGGATCGAAAAAACTTCCGCACCAAAACCGAAATGTGACGTCAGCAAGATAGGATTTGGGACTGTATTCTCGGATCACATGTTTGTCATGGACTACGAAAAGAAGAAGGGGTGGTACGATCCCAGGATCGTTCCTTTCGGCCCTTTTATGATATCTCCGGCTGCGACAGTGCTCCACTATGCGCCTGAGATATTTGAAGGGATGAAGGCCTACCGTACCCCCGAAGGAAAGGTGCAGCTCTTCAGGCCCATCGAAAACGTCAAAAGGATGAATATATCGGCTGAGCGCATGTGTCTGCCACAGATCGACGAAGAGATGATGATGGAGGCACTGAAGGAGATCGTGAGAGTGGATCAGGACTGGGTCCCGAGCGAACCGGAAACGTCGCTCTACATAAGGCCCTTCATGTTCGGCACGGACGAACAGCTGGGCATCCACACACCGCACCACTGTATCTTCTCGATAATTACGTGCCCGGTCGGCTCGTACTTCAAGGAAGGGATCAACCCCGTCCGCATTGCGATAGAGAAGGACGACGTAAGGGCCGTAAAGGGAGGAACGGGCTTTGCAAAGTGCGGCGGCAACTACGCGGCATCGCTGCGCGCCGGAGAGAGGGCTGAGGCTCAGGGATACTCACAGGTCCTCTGGCTTGACGGAGTGGAGAGGAAATATATCGAGGAAGCCGGCGGGATGAACGTAATGTTCAAGATCGACGGCAAGGTCGTTACTCCGGCTCTTCTTGGCTCCGTCCTTGCAGGTATAACAAGAAAATCCCTGATAGAGATACTCAAGTCATGGAATATCCCCGTAGAAGAACGCCTGATAAGCCTGGATGAGCTTTTTGACGCGATAAACACCGGCCGTCTTGAGGAGTGCTGGTGCTGCGGAACGGCTGCGGTAATTTCTCCGATAGGCGAGCTTGCCTATGACAACAAAAAGTTCATTATCAATGATTTCAAGACAGGAGATCTTACAAAGAGGCTCTTCGATGAACTTACGGGTATCCAGTGGGGCAAGAGGCCGGATCCGTTCGGCTGGACAGTCCCGGTAGTCTAG
- a CDS encoding GGGtGRT protein, whose amino-acid sequence MVTFEGCARRMGQIGPFLEKIGLGDLEEARTLCLSRGIDVEHIVKGVQAIAFENAVWAYTLGAAAALKAGVRTAAEAAEKIGEGLQAFCIPGSVADQRKVGLGHGNLAAMLLREETKCFCFLAGHESFAAAEGAIGIARTANKVRKEPLRVILNGLGKDAAYIISRINGFTLVETKYDYYTGALKIVEERPFSSGEKSKVRCFGADDVSEGVAVMIHEGVDVSITGNSTNPTRFQHPVAGTYKKWTVENGRKYFSVASGGGTGRTLHPDNMAAGPASYGMTDTMGRMHSDAQFAGSSSVPAHVEMMGLIGMGNNPMVGATVAVSVAVEESLSK is encoded by the coding sequence ATGGTCACATTTGAAGGCTGTGCTAGGAGAATGGGGCAGATCGGCCCCTTTCTTGAGAAGATAGGGCTCGGTGATCTTGAAGAGGCGAGGACCCTCTGCCTTTCCCGCGGGATAGATGTCGAACATATAGTCAAGGGAGTTCAGGCGATCGCATTTGAGAACGCTGTCTGGGCATATACGCTTGGTGCGGCTGCAGCTTTGAAGGCGGGAGTCCGGACAGCAGCGGAAGCTGCTGAAAAGATCGGTGAGGGCCTTCAGGCTTTCTGTATCCCGGGTTCTGTCGCTGATCAGAGAAAAGTCGGCCTCGGGCACGGAAATCTGGCAGCGATGCTTCTTCGGGAGGAGACGAAGTGCTTCTGCTTCCTAGCCGGACATGAATCGTTCGCGGCAGCAGAGGGAGCGATAGGCATAGCAAGGACTGCCAACAAGGTGAGGAAGGAACCGCTCCGGGTCATACTCAACGGGCTCGGCAAAGACGCGGCATACATAATCTCCCGCATAAACGGCTTTACCCTTGTTGAGACGAAGTATGACTATTATACGGGTGCGCTGAAGATAGTTGAGGAACGCCCCTTCTCCTCAGGTGAAAAATCGAAGGTCCGCTGCTTTGGGGCCGATGATGTGAGCGAAGGCGTGGCAGTGATGATCCACGAGGGCGTTGACGTTTCCATCACTGGAAATTCTACCAACCCGACCAGATTCCAGCACCCCGTTGCGGGTACATACAAAAAATGGACAGTGGAGAACGGGAGGAAATACTTCTCTGTTGCTTCCGGCGGCGGCACCGGCAGGACGCTCCACCCCGACAACATGGCAGCCGGACCGGCCAGCTACGGCATGACCGACACGATGGGCCGCATGCACAGCGATGCGCAGTTCGCCGGCTCCTCTTCCGTCCCGGCGCATGTCGAGATGATGGGCCTGATCGGAATGGGCAACAATCCGATGGTCGGAGCTACTGTAGCGGTCTCAGTTGCAGTAGAGGAGTCCCTTTCGAAATAA
- a CDS encoding NrtA/SsuA/CpmA family ABC transporter substrate-binding protein — MLKKTALMVIFLLSLSGAAGAREREIRIAMWKLPLNLPAMAAADGRVYERSFEGEYKIRYIDLPSGPKQVQAMAAGELDIAEGLGAAAALVGIANGADITIIGANSRSPEAFAIVVKNPKIRSVSELKGKKIGGLRGSVVHQLFVELMNKEGISEKDVEFYSMTLRTAASSLIAGRVDAALLAGTEILRAEKGGCRILSDGKGHIDGLSLIVAGRKFADENRTAVEKYLTEREKIRIKAVESLPDNMPMLKKETGLSEKEIIKMLSKYDYFTGITKKDVDELKKTAEYLKKENIIKHIPNINDILWKSSSL; from the coding sequence TTGCTGAAAAAAACGGCTTTGATGGTGATCTTTTTACTTTCTCTCTCCGGTGCGGCAGGAGCACGAGAGAGGGAGATCAGGATAGCGATGTGGAAACTCCCGCTGAACCTCCCTGCGATGGCAGCTGCGGATGGCAGGGTCTACGAAAGGTCCTTTGAGGGGGAGTACAAGATCAGGTATATCGATCTTCCCTCAGGGCCCAAACAGGTGCAGGCTATGGCTGCCGGAGAGCTTGACATTGCGGAGGGGCTAGGTGCCGCTGCCGCCCTTGTAGGGATAGCCAACGGGGCAGATATCACGATAATCGGGGCAAACAGCAGATCTCCGGAAGCATTTGCGATCGTGGTCAAAAATCCCAAAATAAGATCGGTATCAGAACTGAAGGGAAAAAAGATCGGCGGATTGAGGGGTTCTGTCGTCCATCAGCTCTTTGTGGAGCTGATGAATAAAGAGGGGATCTCAGAGAAGGATGTCGAGTTTTATTCCATGACCCTCAGGACCGCAGCTTCCTCGCTGATAGCCGGCAGGGTGGATGCAGCTCTCCTTGCGGGCACGGAGATACTGAGGGCTGAAAAAGGAGGCTGCAGGATACTTTCAGACGGAAAGGGACACATTGACGGACTCAGCCTCATCGTTGCAGGCCGGAAGTTCGCGGACGAAAACAGGACTGCGGTAGAAAAATACCTCACGGAACGGGAAAAGATCCGCATAAAGGCAGTTGAGTCTTTGCCGGATAATATGCCGATGCTGAAAAAAGAGACAGGCCTCTCTGAAAAAGAGATAATAAAAATGTTGTCAAAATATGATTACTTTACGGGAATTACTAAAAAAGACGTAGATGAGCTTAAAAAAACTGCAGAGTACTTAAAAAAAGAGAATATTATTAAACATATTCCCAATATAAATGATATTCTCTGGAAAAGTTCGTCTTTATAA